One Carassius auratus strain Wakin chromosome 3, ASM336829v1, whole genome shotgun sequence genomic region harbors:
- the kcnj2b gene encoding inward rectifier potassium channel 2 yields MGSVRTHRYSIVSSEEGGMKLSPIAMHNGYGNGNVGGKVHMQQQEQTRFVNKDGHCNVQFINMSEKGQRYLADIFTTCVDIRWRWMMVLFCLSFLLSWLLFGVIFWLIALFSGDSENQEQTCISNVDSFTAAFLFSVETQTTIGYGYRYVTEDCPIAVFMVVFQSILGCIIDAFIIGAVMAKMAKPKKRNETLVFSHYATIAMRDGKLCLMWRVGNLRKSHLVEAHVRAQLLKSRTTAEGEFIPLDQIDIDVGFDTGIDRIFLVSPITIVHEIDEDSPFYDMSKQELESSGLEIVVILEGMVEATSMTTQCRSSYVMSEILWGHRFEPVLFEEKNHYKVDYSRFENTYEVLSTPQCSARDLAKKKYVRSSSNSFCYENEVAFMDKEESEDDDDDDDDDDDKDQKNIRRDSMFLEGSNIDDVKSTVSSQDSLPLQLKPSRQQPEL; encoded by the coding sequence ATGGGAAGTGTGAGAACACACCGGTACAGCATAGTTTCCTCTGAGGAAGGCGGGATGAAGCTGTCCCCTATTGCCATGCATAATGGCTACGGCAATGGAAATGTGGGCGGCAAAGTGCACATGCAGCAGCAAGAACAAACCCGCTTCGTCAACAAAGACGGACACTGCAATGTGCAGTTCATCAATATGAGTGAAAAAGGTCAGCGCTACCTGGCCGATATCTTCACGACGTGCGTTGACATCCGTTGGCGTTGGATGATGGTCCTCTTTTGCCTCTCCTTCCTATTGTCCTGGCTTCTTTTCGGAGTAATATTCTGGCTCATTGCACTTTTTTCTGGGGATTCTGAGAATCAAGAGCAGACATGCATTTCGAATGTTGACAGCTTCACAGCAGCATTTCTGTTTTCCGTGGAGACACAAACAACTATTGGTTATGGCTACCGATATGTAACAGAGGACTGCCCCATTGCTGTCTTCATGGTGGTTTTCCAGAGCATCTTGGGATGCATCATTGATGCCTTCATCATTGGTGCAGTCATGGCTAAAATGGCCAAGCCTAAGAAAAGAAATGAAACCCTTGTGTTCAGTCATTATGCCACAATAGCTATGAGAGATGGTAAACTGTGTCTAATGTGGAGGGTCGGGAATCTCCGGAAAAGCCACTTGGTGGAAGCTCATGTTCGTGCCCAGCTGCTCAAATCCCGCACCACCGCTGAAGGCGAGTTCATCCCGCTGGATCAGATAGACATTGATGTCGGATTCGACACTGGTATTGACCGCATATTTTTAGTGTCCCCTATCACCATTGTGCATGAGATTGATGAGGACAGTCCTTTCTATGATATGAGCAAACAGGAACTGGAAAGTTCGGGGCTGGAGATAGTGGTGATTTTGGAGGGCATGGTGGAAGCTACGTCTATGACCACTCAGTGTCGGAGCTCTTACGTGATGAGCGAAATCCTGTGGGGTCATCGCTTTGAGCCGGTCCTTTTTGAGGAGAAAAACCATTACAAGGTGGACTACTCACGCTTCGAGAACACCTATGAGGTTCTCAGCACACCTCAATGCAGCGCTCGAGATTTGGCCAAAAAAAAGTATGTAAGGTCTAGCTCCAACTCTTTTTGTTACGAGAATGAAGTAGCATTCATGGATAAAGAGGAATCGgaggatgacgatgatgatgatgatgatgatgatgataaagacCAGAAGAACATCAGAAGGGACAGTATGTTCTTGGAAGGATCTAATATTGATGATGTCAAAAGCACCGTTTCCAGTCAGGATTCTTTACCACTACAACTCAAACCTTCAAGACAACAGCCTGAGTTATGA